A region of Lycium barbarum isolate Lr01 chromosome 3, ASM1917538v2, whole genome shotgun sequence DNA encodes the following proteins:
- the LOC132630909 gene encoding uncharacterized protein LOC132630909, with product MFSHRYCSIRILKRCWSFIHLACSIFCVDLGITEKYPSSLLHRLESLSNLLSSSQEAYGAPDDAKYMIIMLARLKTVVAVGNICKSQLKIGFPLHRGMCFNALRLW from the exons ATGTTTTCGCATAGGTATTGTTCAATTCGTATTTTAAAGCGCTGTTGGTCTTTTATTCATCTTGCATGTTCAATTTTCTGTGTTGATTTGGGTATAACTGAAAAATATCCCAGTTCTCTTCTTCACAGGTTAGAGTCTCTCTCTAATTTGCTTTCTTCTTCACAG GAAGCTTATGGAGCACCGGATGATGCAAAGTACATGATAATTATGCTCGCAA GATTGAAGACAGTTGTTGCGGTTGGAAACATATGCAAGAGTCAACTGAAAATTGGCTTTCCTTTGCACAGAGGAATGTGTTTTAATGCATTGCGATTGTGGTGA